One segment of Neobacillus endophyticus DNA contains the following:
- a CDS encoding sensor histidine kinase encodes MIKPFKKLLFPRSLRYQLLTRTLFILAFILLVIGLVQYWVMKGFLYQNEAETLNAKLMSLPRDIALNTDSGYFNRKPDIHTDDNQPTENHFFFLQDMSLALVDKDGNYTDLLGSTSMKAPKLSKNEYKSISEDFSKHQKVPYQIVKNSKGVEQLIVFKPTGGGKPDEILKQSPSFLQLGTNTASLQNILLRQLLTFIILSVVALAAGLMIYLRVLKKTLVPLSKIVSAVKKTNAGNLADRLPEGQGQEEIDHLSRSFNAMLERLEKSFEDERETKEQMRRFIADASHELRTPLTSINGFVEVLLRGAANRPEQLYKALNSMHGETKRIIKLVEDLLFLTKLDQAPALQLSETNLSSLLKEMEPQLSVLAGNRTIQFELLEPMVGLYETNKIKQVILNLFNNAVQHTDSNTGEIKISLSKMEQKAVLSIQDNGPGIGKESLPHIFDRFYRADASRTRLYGGAGLGLAITKSIVEAHKGKIEVDSQLGKGATFRVYLPLG; translated from the coding sequence ATGATAAAACCGTTTAAAAAATTATTATTTCCCCGCTCTCTTCGATATCAGCTTTTAACAAGAACATTATTCATTTTGGCCTTTATCCTTCTTGTAATTGGGTTAGTCCAATATTGGGTAATGAAGGGTTTCCTTTACCAAAATGAAGCAGAAACACTGAATGCTAAGCTGATGTCTTTACCGAGAGATATCGCGTTAAATACGGATTCTGGCTATTTCAACCGCAAACCGGATATCCATACAGACGATAATCAACCGACTGAAAATCATTTCTTCTTTTTACAAGATATGTCCCTTGCACTTGTTGACAAGGACGGAAACTACACAGATCTATTGGGCAGCACCAGCATGAAGGCCCCTAAACTCTCGAAAAATGAATATAAAAGCATTTCTGAAGATTTTTCTAAGCATCAAAAAGTTCCGTATCAAATCGTGAAAAATTCAAAAGGAGTAGAGCAATTAATTGTTTTTAAGCCTACCGGAGGAGGAAAGCCTGATGAAATTCTGAAACAGTCTCCCAGCTTCCTTCAATTAGGAACAAATACAGCTTCACTCCAGAATATTCTTCTAAGGCAATTATTAACGTTTATCATTCTTTCAGTGGTTGCATTGGCAGCTGGACTCATGATCTATTTGCGAGTATTAAAAAAGACACTCGTACCATTATCCAAAATTGTCAGTGCGGTTAAAAAGACAAATGCCGGTAATTTAGCGGATCGGCTGCCGGAAGGACAAGGCCAAGAAGAAATCGACCACTTATCCCGCTCGTTTAATGCGATGCTAGAGCGATTGGAGAAATCCTTTGAGGATGAAAGAGAAACAAAAGAGCAAATGAGACGCTTCATTGCTGATGCCTCTCATGAACTAAGAACGCCGCTTACCTCTATTAATGGATTCGTTGAAGTGTTATTAAGAGGGGCTGCCAATCGTCCTGAGCAATTGTACAAAGCTTTAAATAGCATGCATGGTGAGACAAAACGAATTATTAAATTAGTGGAAGACTTATTGTTTCTGACTAAGCTGGATCAAGCACCGGCGTTACAGCTTTCTGAAACCAATCTTTCCTCATTATTAAAGGAAATGGAACCGCAATTAAGTGTCTTAGCGGGGAATCGGACTATCCAATTTGAACTTTTGGAACCTATGGTTGGTTTATATGAAACAAACAAGATCAAACAAGTTATCTTAAATTTGTTTAATAATGCCGTTCAGCATACGGATTCAAATACTGGAGAAATTAAAATCTCGCTTTCTAAAATGGAGCAAAAAGCCGTATTATCTATACAAGATAATGGGCCCGGAATTGGTAAGGAAAGTCTTCCCCACATTTTCGATCGATTTTATCGTGCAGATGCATCACGTACAAGGCTTTATGGAGGTGCGGGACTTGGCTTGGCCATTACTAAGTCCATTGTGGAAGCCCATAAAGGAAAAATTGAAGTGGATAGCCAACTTGGAAAAGGGGCAACTTTCCGTGTTTACCTGCCACTAGGATAA
- a CDS encoding response regulator transcription factor: protein MNSIEGIKILLVDDEPHILQFLEFGLSNEGFEVKTALDGMTGINLAQEFQPHIAILDVMMPGMDGFEVCRMIKKSGAQTSIIMLTAKDEVEDRVKGLTIGADDYVVKPFSFEELLARIHARLRNQFPNLFNEVTYGPFKLDDRRREFVYNGRVLELSPTEYELLKFLVMNNGIVLSKGMILDRVWGYDFQGEENIVEVYIRSLRDKLQDKEHQVIRTIRGSGYRVDFP from the coding sequence ATGAATTCAATCGAAGGAATTAAAATTTTATTAGTTGATGATGAACCGCATATATTGCAATTTTTAGAATTTGGGTTATCCAATGAAGGATTTGAAGTAAAAACAGCATTAGATGGGATGACAGGCATTAATTTGGCCCAGGAGTTTCAGCCCCACATTGCTATATTAGATGTGATGATGCCCGGAATGGATGGATTTGAGGTATGCCGGATGATAAAAAAAAGCGGTGCACAAACCTCCATTATTATGCTGACAGCAAAAGATGAAGTAGAAGACCGTGTTAAAGGATTAACGATCGGTGCTGATGATTATGTGGTAAAGCCGTTTAGTTTTGAGGAATTGCTTGCAAGAATCCATGCTCGCTTGAGAAACCAATTCCCCAATCTGTTTAACGAGGTTACGTACGGCCCTTTTAAACTGGATGACCGCAGAAGAGAATTTGTCTATAACGGCAGAGTGTTGGAACTATCGCCAACAGAGTATGAACTACTTAAGTTTTTAGTGATGAACAACGGAATCGTATTAAGCAAAGGAATGATTTTAGATCGAGTATGGGGGTACGATTTCCAAGGGGAAGAAAATATCGTGGAAGTGTATATTCGCTCATTGCGCGATAAACTGCAGGATAAGGAACACCAAGTGATTCGTACCATTCGTGGGTCTGGTTACCGGGTCGATTTCCCATGA